From a single Leishmania braziliensis MHOM/BR/75/M2904 complete genome, chromosome 28 genomic region:
- a CDS encoding amastin-like protein — MSQVARVKKMFDDISSFSEEDLSDDKAMQDKVNVLPQTYSAQHVDPALRGVTTFATTSAHEVHSDGDTNAFALKLASGFQHLAEPESAGGDAEQVTMVARVSISLTPKQSPRVAPSTPPPAQALVQVKSPSAIMRAHQQPASTQPGTSSPKRSALGNDSAYSTPTALSHRQEWREEVEDVIGPRKADAGKASFRKDRRYSSPDVYNSHGKKGSGGTAVMGAEGTPSAQYREKKRREVVPLSTMENRGERYSTQYRSDDSENYEMQEQYTPVSMNQATAAQIGYRRPEYTAHCGAHAGLRQVPNSDDNADDDFPCTYYIFPRLNPAFADYQGSRTTGAAVKRGEMMPPNVVERYFAYLMVTDIHIAVYLVVLFLSVVLVVVSILTSQLDIVNNACLTYWGYKNNCDSSSYTITRRLYPCAGIRHHLGAGAAFSIITLVVYLVNFIAVIIVVFCLKESPHTISLKSRMVVSALGCVTVVAQLISWAVVARIYNANYCPVGELAYGVGFGLNLSSWVMNIIGVTLVLAAPTITVDYHL; from the coding sequence ATGTCCCAAGTTGCCCGAGTAAAGAAGATGTTTGATGacatctcctccttttccgaGGAGGACCTCAGCGATGATAAGGCCATGCAGGACAAGGTAAATGTGCTGCCCCAGACGTACTCAGCGCAGCACGTTGACCCTGCACTGCGTGGTGTCACTACGTTCGCAACAACTTCTGCTCATGAGGTTCACAGTGATGGTGACACAAACGCCTTTGCGCTCAAGCTAGCGTCTGGATTCCAGCACCTGGCGGAGCCGGAGAGTGCTGGCGGAGATGCAGAACAGGTCACTATGGTAGCACGCGTGTCCATCTCACTGACTCCGAAGCAATCTCCCCGAGTTGCACCGTcaacgccgccaccggcgcaGGCTCTAGTGCAAGTGAAATCCCCCTCGGCAATCATGCgagcgcaccagcagcccgCATCCACTCAGCCCGGCACCTCGTCGCCGAAGAGGTCTGCGCTTGGTAACGACTCTGCGTACAGTACGCCGACAGCTCTATCGCATCGACAGGAATGGCGAGAGGAGGTCGAGGACGTCATAGGTCCTCGCAAAGCTGATGCCGGTAAGGCGAGCTTCCGGAAGGATCGTCGCTACTCTTCCCCAGACGTATATAACTCGCATGGGAAAaaaggcagcggcggtacTGCTGTCATGGGTGCTGAAGGTACTCCTTCTGCGCAGTACCgtgagaagaagagaagagaggtggtgccTCTCAGCACCATGGAAAACCGCGGAGAGCGCTACAGCACCCAGTATCGCTCTGACGATTCCGAGAACTACGAGATGCAGGAACAGTACACACCCGTGTCGATGAATCAggcaacggcggcgcagaTAGGCTACCGACGCCCGGAATATACGGCTCACTGTGGCGCACACGCCGGCCTTCGGCAGGTCCCAAACAGCGACGACAACGCAGATGATGACTTCCCCTGCACCTATTACATCTTCCCCCGCCTCAACCCAGCCTTCGCTGACTATCAGGGCAGCCGCACTACCGGGGCCGCGGTCAAGAGGGGTGAGATGATGCCGCCAAACGTGGTGGAGAGGTACTTTGCGTACCTTATGGTGACCGATATTCACATCGCTGTCTACCTCGTCGTGCTCTTCTTGTCAGTCGTGCTGGTGGTTGTGTCGATCCTCACATCGCAGCTCGACATCGTGAACAACGCTTGCTTAACGTACTGGGGCTACAAAAACAACTGCGATAGCTCCTCCTATACCATCACGCGACGGCTTTACCCCTGTGCCGGTATCCGTCACCAcctcggcgctggcgctgccttCTCCATTATCACGCTTGTTGTGTACCTGGTGAATTTCATAGCTGTCATCATCGTAGTCTTTTGTCTGAAGGAGTCGCCACATACCATCTCGCTCAAGTCTCGCATGGTCGTCAGTGCCCTCGGGTGTGTCACAGTCGTCGCACAGCTGATCTCctgggcggtggtggcaagAATCTACAACGCTAACTACTGCCCCGTAGGGGAGCTTGCATACGGAGTCGGCTTTGGGCTCAACCTCTCGTCATGGGTGATGAATATTATCGGCGTCACActcgtcctcgccgctcCCACCATTACCGTGGACTATCATCTGTAA